One Streptomyces sp. V4I8 genomic window carries:
- a CDS encoding SGNH/GDSL hydrolase family protein has protein sequence MPKRRHLSRAVFAAVTATVLGVAGCDAVGGNSPAPSGSDAGSARPSPKPTPAWDRSPASVAAVGDSITTGFDACTVLSDCPEVSWATGSSPQVDSLAVRLLGKANAAGRSWNYAVTGARMTDVAGQMTRAVARKPELVTVMAGANDACRDTTDAMTSVADFRTQFEDAMGTVREALPKTQVYVASVPNLMRLWEQGRTNPVGRQVWKLGICPSMLGDAESLTAAANQRRETVQARVEAYNKVLEEVCAKDPKCRFDDGAVYEFRFGGAQLSQWDWFHPSVNGQARLAEIAYRTVTN, from the coding sequence ATGCCGAAGCGACGGCACCTTTCGCGCGCGGTCTTCGCCGCCGTGACCGCGACCGTGCTGGGTGTCGCCGGCTGTGACGCCGTCGGCGGCAACTCCCCGGCACCATCCGGCTCCGACGCGGGGAGCGCGCGGCCGTCGCCGAAGCCGACACCGGCCTGGGACCGCAGTCCCGCGTCGGTCGCGGCCGTCGGCGACTCCATCACGACCGGTTTCGACGCCTGTACGGTCCTGTCGGACTGCCCCGAGGTGTCCTGGGCGACCGGCAGCAGTCCCCAGGTCGACAGTCTCGCCGTACGGCTGCTGGGGAAGGCGAACGCGGCCGGGCGCAGCTGGAACTACGCCGTGACCGGGGCGCGGATGACGGACGTGGCCGGGCAGATGACTCGGGCGGTGGCGCGCAAGCCGGAGTTGGTGACGGTGATGGCGGGGGCGAACGACGCCTGCCGGGACACGACCGACGCGATGACCTCGGTGGCCGACTTCCGGACGCAGTTCGAGGACGCCATGGGCACGGTGCGGGAGGCGCTGCCGAAGACCCAGGTGTATGTCGCGAGCGTGCCGAATCTGATGCGGTTGTGGGAGCAGGGCCGCACCAATCCGGTGGGCCGGCAGGTGTGGAAGCTAGGCATCTGCCCGTCGATGCTGGGCGACGCCGAGTCCCTCACGGCGGCGGCGAACCAGCGGCGCGAGACGGTGCAGGCGCGGGTCGAGGCGTACAACAAGGTGCTTGAGGAGGTCTGTGCGAAGGACCCCAAGTGCCGGTTCGACGACGGTGCGGTGTACGAGTTCCGCTTCGGCGGGGCGCAGCTGAGCCAGTGGGACTGGTTCCATCCGAGTGTGAACGGTCAGGCGCGGCTTGCCGAGATCGCCTACCGGACGGTCACGAACTAG
- a CDS encoding aldose epimerase family protein has translation MSEHFGTLSDGTRVQRWTLERAGVRVRVLSYGGIVQSLEVPDRDGHAANVVLGFAGLDGYLAHPGPYLGALIGRYANRIAGGRFPLDGLSYALDPNNPPNSLHGGERGFDKRVWDVTPVAHGVRLSRVSPHGEEGFPGRLDVSATYTLEADGALRIAYEAVTDAPTVVNLTNHGYFNLAGAQSGNAGGHELRLAASRFTPVDADLIPTGSLDEVAGTRFDFREARKVGAGYDHNFVLDKGVTGSAQEVAELHDPSTGRALTVATTEPGLQLYTADHLTEPFAPGDGIALETQHFPDSPNRPEFPSTVLRPGEVFRSETVYGFSTR, from the coding sequence ATGAGCGAACACTTCGGCACACTTTCCGACGGCACCCGGGTCCAGCGCTGGACTCTGGAGCGCGCGGGCGTTCGGGTGCGGGTGCTGTCGTACGGCGGGATCGTGCAGTCACTGGAGGTGCCGGACCGTGACGGGCACGCGGCGAACGTGGTGCTGGGGTTCGCCGGTCTGGACGGCTATCTCGCCCACCCCGGCCCCTATCTCGGCGCTCTCATCGGGCGGTACGCCAACCGGATCGCGGGCGGCCGCTTCCCGCTCGACGGCCTGTCGTACGCGCTCGACCCCAACAACCCGCCCAACTCCCTGCACGGCGGCGAGCGCGGCTTCGACAAGCGGGTGTGGGACGTGACGCCGGTCGCGCACGGTGTGCGCCTGAGCCGGGTCAGCCCGCACGGTGAGGAGGGCTTCCCGGGGCGGCTCGACGTCTCGGCGACCTACACCCTGGAGGCCGACGGAGCGCTGCGGATCGCGTACGAGGCGGTGACGGACGCGCCGACCGTGGTGAACCTGACCAACCACGGCTACTTCAACCTCGCGGGAGCGCAGTCCGGCAACGCGGGCGGCCATGAACTGCGGCTGGCCGCCTCCCGGTTCACCCCGGTCGACGCGGACCTCATCCCGACTGGCTCGCTGGACGAGGTGGCGGGCACGCGCTTCGACTTCCGCGAGGCGCGGAAGGTCGGCGCGGGGTATGACCACAACTTCGTGCTGGACAAGGGGGTGACGGGGAGTGCGCAGGAGGTCGCCGAGCTGCACGACCCGTCCACCGGGCGGGCGCTGACGGTGGCGACCACCGAGCCCGGCCTCCAGCTGTACACCGCCGACCATCTCACCGAGCCCTTCGCCCCGGGCGACGGCATCGCGCTGGAGACCCAGCACTTCCCGGACTCCCCGAACCGGCCGGAGTTCCCGAGCACGGTGCTGCGGCCGGGCGAGGTGTTCCGTTCGGAGACGGTGTACGGCTTCTCGACCCGCTGA
- a CDS encoding glycoside hydrolase family 3 protein — MAGTPAPRRTAPDEAREAVVEAALARLDLDAKARLLSGQDTWTLPALPEIGLESLVMSDGPIGVRGVRWTADDPSVALPSPTALAATWDPELARRAGVLLAQEARRKGVHVLLAPTVNLHRSPLGGRHFEAYSEDPYLTGKIGAGYVNGVQSGGVGTTVKHFVANDAETERFTVNNKVSERALRELYLAPFEIIVENAHPWGIMTAYNRVNGTTMTEHHHLVNEVLRGEWGFDGYNVSDWMAARSTKGAIEGGLDAAMPGPRTVYGELLAQAVRDGEVAETKVDDAVRNVLRLAARVGILPGAEPAVTGLPATVDGPELAREIARRSFVLVRNQGALPLGPTGTVALIGAAARDARVLGGGSATVFPDRIVSPLDGLTAALPEGALSYAVGADPNTELAVADKGFELRAVCRDAEGHVIGTGSAPNGQIQWMGDDLPEGVTHDTLHTVELTGTFTPRDTGAHTFGIKGIGAFKLTVDGTTYFDDDQRPAKDDPFITFFGAPVAHGRPELTAGRPVEVSLTHVVEFAEDIPMKVVAFTLSHQEPQRDPDELIAEAVEAARGADTAVVVVATTDRVESEGFDRTDLTLPGRQDDLVRAVAAANPHTVVVVNSGSPVELPWREHVAAVLLSWFPGQEGGAALADVLTGAHEPGGRLPTTWGSLTDAPVTQVVPSAGELPYTEDVFIGYRAWEKEGRVPSYPFGHGLGYTEWTYESAKVEGTTVTVRVRNSGERAGREVVQVYLAPAESDTGRPARWLAGFAGVEAGPGETAEAVIDLPRRAFETWDETSSSWMFVKGSYEIQVSRSITDRRVTAAINV, encoded by the coding sequence ATGGCGGGAACCCCCGCACCCCGGCGCACCGCACCCGACGAAGCCCGCGAGGCGGTCGTCGAGGCAGCCCTCGCCCGGCTCGACCTCGACGCGAAGGCGCGGCTGCTGTCCGGGCAGGACACCTGGACCCTGCCCGCGCTGCCCGAGATCGGCCTGGAGTCCCTCGTGATGTCCGACGGCCCGATCGGCGTCCGGGGCGTGCGCTGGACCGCCGACGACCCGTCCGTCGCGCTGCCCTCGCCCACCGCGCTCGCCGCCACCTGGGACCCCGAACTCGCCCGCAGGGCCGGCGTGCTGCTCGCCCAGGAGGCCCGCCGCAAGGGTGTGCACGTGCTCCTCGCGCCCACCGTCAATCTGCATCGCTCCCCGCTCGGCGGCCGGCACTTCGAGGCCTACAGCGAGGACCCGTATCTGACGGGGAAGATCGGCGCGGGCTATGTGAACGGCGTCCAGTCCGGCGGCGTCGGCACGACCGTCAAGCACTTCGTCGCCAACGACGCCGAGACCGAGCGCTTCACCGTGAACAACAAGGTGAGCGAACGCGCCCTGCGCGAGCTGTACCTGGCGCCCTTCGAGATCATCGTCGAGAACGCCCACCCCTGGGGCATCATGACCGCCTACAACAGGGTCAACGGCACGACGATGACCGAGCACCACCACCTCGTGAACGAGGTCCTGCGCGGCGAATGGGGCTTCGACGGCTACAACGTCTCCGACTGGATGGCCGCCCGGTCGACGAAGGGCGCCATCGAGGGCGGCCTCGACGCCGCCATGCCCGGCCCGCGGACCGTCTACGGCGAGCTGCTCGCCCAGGCCGTACGGGACGGCGAGGTCGCCGAGACCAAGGTCGACGACGCCGTGCGCAACGTCCTGCGGCTCGCCGCCCGCGTCGGCATCCTCCCGGGTGCCGAGCCCGCCGTCACCGGTCTCCCCGCGACCGTCGACGGCCCGGAACTGGCCCGCGAGATCGCCCGCCGCTCCTTCGTCCTGGTCCGCAACCAGGGCGCCCTCCCGCTCGGGCCGACCGGCACGGTCGCGCTCATCGGCGCCGCCGCCCGTGACGCCCGTGTCCTCGGCGGCGGCTCCGCCACCGTCTTCCCCGACCGGATCGTCTCCCCGCTCGACGGCCTCACCGCCGCCCTCCCCGAGGGCGCCCTCAGCTACGCCGTCGGCGCCGACCCGAACACCGAACTCGCAGTCGCCGACAAGGGCTTCGAGCTGCGAGCCGTGTGCCGGGACGCGGAGGGTCACGTCATCGGTACGGGGTCCGCCCCCAACGGGCAGATCCAGTGGATGGGCGACGACCTCCCCGAGGGCGTCACCCACGACACCCTGCACACCGTCGAGCTGACCGGCACCTTCACCCCGCGCGACACCGGCGCCCACACCTTCGGCATCAAGGGCATCGGCGCCTTCAAGCTCACCGTCGACGGGACCACGTACTTCGACGACGATCAGCGCCCCGCCAAGGACGACCCCTTCATCACCTTCTTCGGCGCCCCCGTCGCACACGGCCGGCCCGAACTCACCGCCGGCCGACCGGTCGAGGTCTCCCTGACCCACGTCGTCGAGTTCGCCGAGGACATCCCGATGAAGGTCGTCGCCTTCACGCTCTCCCACCAGGAGCCGCAGCGCGACCCCGACGAGCTGATCGCCGAGGCCGTCGAGGCCGCCCGGGGCGCCGACACGGCCGTCGTCGTGGTCGCCACCACCGACCGCGTCGAGTCCGAGGGCTTCGACCGCACGGACCTGACCCTGCCCGGCCGCCAGGACGACCTGGTCCGCGCCGTCGCCGCGGCCAACCCCCACACCGTCGTGGTCGTCAACTCCGGCTCCCCGGTGGAACTGCCCTGGCGGGAGCACGTCGCGGCCGTCCTGCTCAGCTGGTTCCCCGGACAGGAGGGCGGCGCCGCCCTGGCCGACGTCCTCACCGGCGCGCACGAGCCCGGCGGCCGGCTGCCCACCACCTGGGGCTCCCTGACCGACGCCCCCGTCACCCAGGTCGTCCCCTCGGCCGGCGAACTCCCGTACACCGAGGACGTCTTCATCGGCTACCGCGCCTGGGAGAAGGAGGGCCGGGTCCCGTCGTACCCCTTCGGGCACGGCCTCGGCTACACCGAGTGGACCTACGAGTCCGCCAAGGTCGAGGGCACCACGGTCACGGTCCGCGTCCGCAACTCCGGCGAGCGCGCGGGGCGCGAGGTCGTGCAGGTCTACCTGGCGCCGGCCGAGTCCGACACCGGCCGCCCGGCGCGATGGCTGGCCGGGTTCGCGGGTGTGGAGGCGGGGCCGGGGGAGACGGCCGAAGCGGTGATCGACCTTCCGCGCCGCGCCTTCGAGACGTGGGACGAGACAAGCAGTTCGTGGATGTTTGTGAAGGGTTCGTACGAGATCCAGGTCAGTCGCTCGATCACCGACCGTCGAGTGACCGCGGCGATTAACGTCTGA
- a CDS encoding pyroglutamyl peptidase: MHSIRVRTGVLGLALLAGLSVPTTGAAAARTAPAPTVEEQRLDKAAPQEILRRSGFDAPATEFADDLAAARSYAQARRVVEREGAALWRRAVDRAQGRGPAGGDLSRDDDRPLYWARLSMTREVRTWEPEFGLSEGQRASLIGSLERVSRGRADIRHAAAAGVKRILVTGFDPFTLDRDIRISNPSGATALALDGTVIQTAQGPARVETAVFPVRWRDFAEGTVERTLRPYLKQVDLFTTVSQGRVGRFDVERTNGAWRGGFGDNENIGRTETIPVADPASQPQWTTTTLPYAEIVAANTGRFPVYDNTSVTEIPAGGTQAVVRPDGPTPGSTARAGGGGDYLSNEIAYRATLLRDRLGLHDTLPGGHVHTPVLQFGAGNTDPATGVVTDPEFVRNRMDIVAQVRAIVAVAVDAALTSRSGS; encoded by the coding sequence TTGCATTCCATACGCGTCAGGACCGGTGTTCTCGGCTTGGCCCTGCTGGCCGGCCTCTCCGTCCCCACGACCGGGGCGGCCGCCGCCCGGACGGCACCCGCGCCGACGGTCGAGGAGCAGCGCCTCGACAAGGCGGCCCCCCAGGAGATCCTGCGCCGCTCCGGATTCGACGCCCCGGCAACGGAGTTCGCCGACGACCTCGCCGCGGCGCGCTCCTACGCCCAGGCTCGCCGTGTCGTCGAGCGCGAGGGGGCGGCGCTGTGGCGGCGGGCCGTCGACCGGGCGCAGGGGCGCGGTCCGGCGGGCGGTGATCTCAGCCGGGACGACGACCGGCCGCTGTACTGGGCGCGGTTGTCGATGACGCGGGAGGTGCGGACGTGGGAGCCGGAGTTCGGGCTGAGTGAGGGCCAACGAGCGTCTCTCATCGGCTCGTTGGAGAGAGTCTCGCGTGGCCGGGCCGACATTCGTCATGCGGCCGCAGCCGGCGTCAAGCGGATCCTCGTCACCGGCTTCGACCCCTTCACCCTCGACCGCGACATCCGTATCTCCAACCCGTCCGGGGCCACCGCCCTCGCCCTCGACGGCACGGTGATCCAGACGGCGCAGGGTCCGGCTCGGGTGGAGACCGCCGTGTTCCCGGTGCGCTGGCGGGACTTCGCCGAGGGGACGGTGGAGCGGACGCTGCGGCCGTATCTGAAGCAGGTCGATCTGTTCACGACCGTGAGCCAGGGGCGCGTCGGGCGGTTCGACGTCGAGCGGACCAACGGGGCCTGGCGGGGCGGCTTCGGGGACAACGAGAACATCGGCCGGACCGAGACCATCCCCGTCGCCGACCCGGCCTCGCAGCCGCAGTGGACGACGACGACCCTGCCGTACGCGGAGATCGTCGCCGCGAACACCGGCCGCTTCCCCGTGTACGACAACACGAGCGTGACCGAGATCCCGGCGGGCGGCACACAGGCCGTCGTACGGCCGGACGGGCCGACGCCCGGTTCCACCGCGCGGGCCGGGGGCGGCGGTGACTACCTCTCCAACGAGATCGCCTACCGGGCGACGCTGCTGCGGGACCGGCTGGGGCTGCACGACACCCTGCCGGGCGGGCATGTGCACACGCCGGTGCTGCAGTTCGGGGCGGGCAACACGGATCCGGCCACGGGGGTGGTGACGGATCCGGAGTTCGTGCGGAACCGGATGGACATCGTCGCGCAGGTGCGGGCGATCGTCGCGGTCGCTGTGGATGCGGCGTTGACGTCACGGTCGGGTTCGTAG
- a CDS encoding EI24 domain-containing protein has product MRDLGTGFRYLLKGQRWVARHGKQYGVGLIPGLLTLVLYAAALVGLALWGEDFVSWSTPFADDWSSPWQGLFRGFLTAVLFALGLLLSVVTFTAVTLLIGQPFYENLSEKVDRDVSPDGTAPESGLPLWRELWISGRDSLRIVLRAAVWGVLLFALGFIPVVGQTVVPVIGVVVTGFFLTEELTAVALQRRRVELRDRLTLLRARKTLVWGFGAPLAAAFLVPFVAVFLMPGAVAGATLMARELMGEETEEGRDEGSLPSAGPDAFSPSGV; this is encoded by the coding sequence ATGCGCGATCTCGGGACCGGGTTCAGGTATCTCCTCAAGGGCCAGCGATGGGTGGCCCGGCACGGCAAGCAGTACGGGGTCGGACTGATCCCCGGCCTGCTCACCCTGGTGCTCTACGCGGCCGCGCTGGTCGGCCTCGCGCTCTGGGGCGAGGACTTCGTGTCCTGGTCGACGCCGTTCGCCGACGACTGGTCGAGCCCCTGGCAGGGCCTCTTCCGCGGCTTCCTCACCGCCGTCCTGTTCGCCCTGGGCCTGCTCCTCTCCGTCGTCACCTTCACCGCGGTCACGCTCCTGATCGGCCAGCCCTTCTACGAGAACCTCTCCGAGAAGGTCGACCGGGACGTCTCCCCGGACGGCACGGCCCCCGAGTCCGGCCTGCCGCTCTGGCGCGAGCTGTGGATCTCGGGCCGCGACAGCCTGCGGATCGTGTTGCGCGCCGCCGTCTGGGGCGTGCTGCTCTTCGCCCTCGGCTTCATCCCGGTCGTCGGCCAGACGGTCGTACCGGTGATCGGTGTCGTCGTCACCGGCTTCTTCCTCACCGAGGAGCTCACGGCGGTCGCCCTCCAGCGCCGCCGCGTCGAACTCCGCGACCGCCTCACCCTCCTCCGCGCCCGCAAGACCCTGGTCTGGGGCTTCGGCGCGCCCCTCGCCGCGGCCTTCCTGGTGCCGTTCGTCGCGGTGTTCCTGATGCCGGGCGCGGTCGCCGGGGCGACGCTGATGGCGCGGGAGCTGATGGGGGAGGAGACCGAGGAGGGGCGGGACGAGGGTTCGCTTCCCAGCGCCGGTCCGGACGCTTTCAGCCCGTCCGGCGTCTGA
- a CDS encoding M14 family zinc carboxypeptidase, with amino-acid sequence MRTTRTVPARPVLVTALTLTTAGSLLLTPYTAAAADPQPPVHREAALDHQAARTPASAAQRALGAGESASEPGSEPASGAIGDDSRGYPRRQILTADPENPADKSIKLGLTPYHAIAPKLNALQALGDRVSVEVAGHSAGGHRLYLVTVTAPETARQARAQARMRELIEQVPALAAKSPEIKRTYKAPVFLNNNIHGNEWEGTDASLGLLERLATAKDAATRDLLAHSRLYFNITANPDGRIAGTRTNANGFDMNRDFVTASQPEVRAMRQIMVAKQPAVMLDLHGYVNGTLIEPTTPPHGENYEYDLFLKNTYANALGMEAAVNGLGYTPAKDGVQPAQIPFRDQDEGWDDWPPIFTPQYAAFHGTVAAHTVEIPLTVNNAAYNTLPVTELRRRSAINIDVAGAALRATLDFVRSKRATLVADQIEVFRRGAVGAAQVPVSPQTVPGVPGIGPEDVYTTTFPRAYVIPAGHQRSATAAARLVDHLLAHDVRVTRAARSFRLGARTYGKGSYLVDMHQPKRGLANVLLADGRDISDKVSAMYDISGWSLGRLWGAAVETLPGMPYGGVLRPVRAASSVAYVAPRGDLRLGLDDPSEVAALNSLLRKGVEVRRAADGGAIVPGSARGQAAAAARAYNVAFHATKLTGTAPLHRTRVAAAVTAGELFALREMNFEVTPVSTEVLNAGFDWSAVDVLFVSAGLEYDDLGDAARTALGAFLDGHGLVGRGATGAALNSAAGLLAAKPVEGNGDANGVVRVRNAGSVLMSGAPEHGFVYAPVWFTDLGPDVRVEQAYGTGNPLVSGHWRPSRDGSGGPADAAGQASVVSGPGAVLFGTEPLFRDHPKGEFAQVGRALFSMARTSGSR; translated from the coding sequence GTGCGCACGACGAGAACCGTTCCCGCGAGACCCGTTCTGGTGACCGCCCTCACCCTCACCACGGCGGGCTCCCTGCTCCTGACCCCGTACACCGCGGCTGCCGCGGACCCGCAGCCGCCGGTCCACCGCGAGGCCGCGCTCGACCACCAGGCGGCGCGGACACCCGCGAGCGCCGCCCAGCGGGCCCTCGGTGCCGGCGAGTCGGCCTCCGAACCGGGCTCCGAACCGGCCTCCGGGGCGATCGGTGACGACAGCCGCGGCTATCCCCGCCGGCAGATCCTCACCGCCGACCCCGAGAACCCGGCCGACAAGTCCATCAAGCTGGGCCTCACCCCGTACCACGCCATCGCGCCGAAGCTGAACGCCCTCCAGGCCCTCGGCGACCGGGTGAGTGTCGAGGTCGCGGGGCACTCCGCCGGTGGGCACCGGCTCTACCTCGTCACCGTCACCGCCCCGGAGACCGCCCGCCAGGCCCGCGCGCAGGCGCGGATGCGCGAGCTCATCGAGCAGGTGCCCGCCCTGGCCGCCAAGTCACCCGAGATCAAGCGGACTTACAAGGCGCCCGTCTTCCTCAACAACAACATCCACGGCAACGAGTGGGAGGGCACCGACGCCTCCCTCGGGCTCCTCGAGCGGCTGGCCACCGCCAAGGACGCCGCGACGCGCGACCTGCTCGCGCACAGCCGCCTGTACTTCAACATCACCGCCAACCCGGACGGCCGTATCGCGGGCACGCGCACGAACGCCAACGGCTTCGACATGAACCGGGACTTCGTCACCGCCTCGCAGCCCGAGGTGCGGGCGATGCGGCAGATCATGGTCGCCAAGCAGCCGGCCGTCATGCTCGATCTGCACGGCTATGTCAACGGCACGCTCATCGAGCCCACCACTCCCCCGCACGGCGAGAACTACGAGTACGACCTCTTCCTGAAGAACACCTACGCCAACGCCCTCGGCATGGAGGCCGCCGTCAACGGCCTCGGCTACACGCCCGCGAAGGACGGGGTGCAGCCCGCGCAGATCCCGTTCCGCGACCAGGACGAGGGCTGGGACGACTGGCCGCCGATCTTCACCCCGCAGTACGCGGCCTTCCACGGCACGGTCGCCGCGCACACCGTGGAGATCCCGCTGACGGTGAACAACGCCGCGTACAACACCCTGCCGGTCACCGAGCTGCGCCGCCGGTCCGCGATCAACATCGACGTCGCCGGGGCCGCCCTGCGTGCCACCCTCGACTTCGTGCGGTCGAAGCGCGCCACGCTCGTCGCCGACCAGATCGAGGTCTTCCGGCGGGGAGCCGTCGGCGCCGCGCAGGTGCCGGTGTCACCGCAGACCGTCCCGGGCGTTCCCGGTATCGGCCCCGAGGACGTGTACACGACCACCTTCCCCCGCGCCTACGTCATCCCGGCCGGCCACCAGCGCTCCGCCACGGCCGCGGCCCGCCTCGTCGACCACCTCCTCGCCCATGACGTACGGGTCACCCGGGCGGCCCGCTCCTTCCGGCTCGGCGCACGGACGTACGGCAAGGGCTCGTACCTCGTCGACATGCACCAGCCCAAGCGGGGGCTCGCGAACGTGCTCCTCGCGGACGGGCGGGACATCAGCGACAAGGTCTCGGCGATGTACGACATCTCGGGCTGGAGCCTCGGCCGGCTGTGGGGCGCGGCGGTGGAGACCCTGCCGGGTATGCCGTACGGCGGTGTCCTGCGTCCGGTCCGGGCGGCGTCCTCCGTCGCGTACGTCGCCCCGCGCGGCGACCTGCGGCTGGGGCTCGACGACCCGAGCGAGGTCGCCGCGCTCAACTCCCTGCTACGGAAGGGAGTCGAGGTGCGGCGCGCGGCCGACGGCGGCGCGATCGTGCCGGGCTCGGCGCGCGGGCAGGCCGCGGCGGCCGCCCGCGCGTACAACGTGGCCTTCCATGCGACGAAGCTCACCGGCACCGCCCCGCTGCATCGCACCCGGGTCGCCGCCGCCGTCACGGCGGGCGAACTGTTCGCGCTGCGGGAGATGAACTTCGAGGTCACGCCGGTCTCGACGGAGGTGCTGAACGCCGGGTTCGACTGGTCGGCGGTGGATGTGCTGTTCGTGTCGGCGGGGCTGGAGTACGACGACCTGGGCGACGCCGCCCGCACCGCCCTGGGCGCCTTCCTCGACGGACACGGTCTCGTCGGCCGGGGTGCCACCGGTGCCGCGCTCAACTCAGCGGCCGGGCTGCTGGCGGCGAAGCCGGTCGAGGGCAACGGGGACGCCAACGGTGTCGTACGGGTGCGGAACGCGGGCAGTGTGCTCATGAGCGGCGCTCCGGAACACGGCTTCGTCTACGCGCCCGTGTGGTTCACCGACCTGGGCCCGGACGTGCGGGTCGAGCAGGCGTACGGGACCGGGAACCCGCTGGTCTCCGGGCACTGGCGGCCGTCGCGGGACGGCTCCGGCGGGCCGGCGGACGCGGCGGGGCAGGCGTCGGTGGTCAGCGGGCCGGGGGCCGTCCTGTTCGGCACGGAGCCGCTGTTCCGGGATCATCCGAAGGGGGAATTCGCCCAGGTCGGACGGGCGTTGTTCAGCATGGCGCGGACCAGTGGCAGCAGGTGA
- a CDS encoding serine hydrolase domain-containing protein — protein sequence MTQGIHGTVADGFEAVRDEFAAFVASERPDYEGQLCAYAHGRKVVDLWAGDGCEAGSLYGVFSSTKGAAHLVVALLVQEGTLEPDRKVTYYWPEFGAEGKGAVTLRDLLAHRAGLVGLDAGFTRDELADDRAIAERLADQRPFWRPGTAFGYHALVIGALTGEVVRRATGRTLQEVYEERVRAPYGLDFHLGLPEELEPRFRSVQPMAPTPEQRAVLDSVPQGPHTLSSIAFNTHVPEPGELVDYANSRAVRASGPASAGGVASARGLAGMYAAAISELDERPPLLKPDTIAEVGQIHSTGYDLVARTHKSYGLGFQATADTWYPFLGAGTFGHSGAGGSQAFADPRSGLAYGYTRRRCAFPGGAAPENERFVRAVHSAALTY from the coding sequence ATGACGCAAGGGATCCACGGCACCGTCGCGGACGGCTTCGAGGCCGTACGAGATGAGTTCGCCGCGTTCGTGGCGAGTGAACGGCCCGACTACGAAGGTCAGTTGTGCGCGTATGCGCACGGCCGCAAGGTCGTCGACCTGTGGGCCGGTGACGGGTGCGAGGCCGGCTCCCTCTACGGCGTGTTCTCCTCCACCAAGGGCGCCGCTCATCTGGTGGTCGCGCTTCTCGTGCAGGAGGGCACGCTCGAACCGGACCGCAAGGTGACGTACTACTGGCCGGAGTTCGGGGCCGAGGGCAAGGGCGCGGTGACCCTGCGCGATCTGCTCGCCCACCGGGCCGGGCTGGTCGGGCTCGACGCCGGGTTCACCAGGGACGAGCTGGCCGACGACCGAGCGATCGCCGAGCGGCTCGCCGACCAGCGCCCGTTCTGGCGCCCCGGCACGGCCTTCGGCTATCACGCGCTCGTCATCGGCGCGCTGACCGGTGAGGTCGTACGCCGTGCCACCGGGCGGACGCTCCAGGAGGTGTACGAGGAGCGGGTGCGGGCGCCGTACGGCCTGGACTTCCACCTCGGGCTGCCCGAGGAGCTGGAGCCCCGGTTCCGCTCCGTGCAGCCGATGGCGCCGACGCCGGAGCAGCGGGCGGTGCTGGACTCGGTGCCGCAGGGGCCGCACACCCTGTCCTCGATCGCGTTCAACACGCATGTGCCGGAGCCGGGCGAGCTGGTGGACTACGCCAACTCCCGTGCGGTGCGCGCGAGCGGGCCGGCGTCGGCGGGCGGTGTCGCGTCGGCGCGCGGGCTCGCCGGGATGTACGCGGCGGCGATCAGCGAGCTGGACGAGCGGCCGCCGCTGCTGAAGCCGGACACGATCGCCGAGGTCGGGCAGATCCATTCGACCGGGTACGACCTCGTGGCGCGGACCCACAAGTCGTACGGCCTCGGCTTCCAGGCGACGGCGGACACCTGGTACCCGTTCCTGGGCGCCGGCACTTTCGGCCACAGCGGCGCGGGCGGCTCCCAGGCGTTCGCGGACCCCCGCAGCGGCCTGGCGTACGGCTATACCCGCCGCCGGTGCGCGTTCCCCGGCGGGGCGGCCCCGGAGAACGAGCGGTTCGTGCGGGCCGTGCACTCGGCGGCGCTGACGTACTGA
- a CDS encoding organic hydroperoxide resistance protein: protein MSIQQSDVLYTAVATAENGRDGRVATDDGKLDVVVNPPKEMGGSGAGTNPEQLFAAGYSACFQGALGVVARQEQADISGSTVTAKVGIGKNDDGFGITVEISAEIPNVDAETAKGLIEKAHQVCPYSKATRGNITVTLV from the coding sequence ATGTCCATCCAGCAGTCCGACGTCCTGTACACCGCCGTCGCCACCGCCGAGAACGGCCGCGACGGCCGGGTCGCCACCGACGACGGCAAGCTCGACGTCGTCGTGAACCCGCCCAAGGAGATGGGCGGCAGCGGCGCCGGCACCAACCCGGAGCAGCTGTTCGCCGCCGGCTACAGCGCCTGCTTCCAGGGCGCCCTGGGCGTCGTCGCCCGTCAGGAGCAGGCCGACATCTCCGGCTCGACCGTCACCGCGAAGGTCGGCATCGGCAAGAACGACGACGGCTTCGGGATCACCGTCGAGATCTCCGCCGAGATCCCGAACGTCGACGCCGAGACCGCCAAGGGCCTCATTGAGAAGGCCCACCAGGTGTGCCCGTACTCGAAGGCAACCCGCGGCAACATCACGGTGACGCTGGTCTGA